AAGCGCCTTGGCCCGGCAGGCCTGCCGCACCCCCGCCACCCGATCGGCGTCGGACAGACGCTCGGAAAGCCCCCCCGCCACCGTCCCCTCCTCGACCACGATCCGGCACTTGCCGCAGACCCCGGCGCCGCCGCAGGAGGCGTTGATGTACACCCCGGCCCGGAGGGCGGCCTCCAGAAGGCTCTCGCCGGGA
This sequence is a window from Thermodesulfobacteriota bacterium. Protein-coding genes within it:
- a CDS encoding 2Fe-2S iron-sulfur cluster-binding protein, which encodes MSPASHTIRFLPSGRSVRTAPGESLLEAALRAGVYINASCGGAGVCGKCRIVVEEGTVAGGLSERLSDADRVAGVRQACRAKAL